A single Paenibacillus kribbensis DNA region contains:
- the tpx gene encoding thiol peroxidase, producing MAQERTGAATFKGNPLTLLGPELKIGDQAPDFKLQKNLLEAATLQDFAGKVKLISVVPSLDTGVCDAQTRRFNQEADSLGDQVVVLTVSVDLPFAQARWCGAAGIDRVLTLSDYKDHSFGEAYGVFIKEFHLDHRAIFVIDQNDKIAYVEYLSEMSEHPDYDQAIAAVKKLV from the coding sequence ATGGCACAAGAACGTACAGGAGCTGCTACTTTTAAAGGCAATCCATTGACTCTCTTAGGTCCTGAATTGAAAATTGGAGATCAGGCACCTGATTTCAAATTGCAGAAAAACCTGTTGGAAGCAGCTACGCTTCAAGACTTTGCAGGCAAAGTCAAACTGATCAGTGTAGTTCCTTCTTTGGATACAGGCGTGTGTGACGCACAGACTCGACGTTTTAACCAAGAAGCAGATTCCCTTGGAGATCAAGTCGTAGTATTGACTGTCAGCGTGGACCTTCCGTTTGCACAAGCTCGTTGGTGCGGAGCTGCGGGCATTGACCGCGTTTTGACATTGTCCGACTACAAGGATCATTCCTTCGGTGAAGCTTATGGCGTGTTCATCAAGGAATTCCATTTGGATCATCGGGCTATTTTTGTTATTGACCAAAATGACAAAATCGCTTATGTGGAATACTTGAGCGAAATGTCCGAGCACCCTGACTATGATCAAGCGATTGCAGCGGTGAAAAAACTCGTCTAA